The following are from one region of the Halarcobacter sp. genome:
- a CDS encoding ABC transporter ATP-binding protein produces the protein MNKLIEVKNISYSYDTSRVLENINLDILENDFLAIIGPNGGGKSTLLKLILGLLKIKNGSITKSLKNDLVGYVPQNTNLNTDFPITALEVVLMGHKITKKKLFGYSKEDISCAMNSLKKVDMENFANSKIGDLSGGQRQRVFIARALCTNPKIMLLDEPTASIDVKGQKEIYELLKELNKAMAIVVVSHDISILLNYAKNVAHINKSLVYHHLKNNNNNIVDIDKEHLCEVELLSALGKTEICCNHTHN, from the coding sequence ATGAATAAATTAATTGAAGTTAAAAATATCTCGTATAGTTATGATACCTCAAGAGTATTAGAGAATATAAATTTAGATATTTTAGAAAATGATTTTTTAGCTATTATTGGTCCAAATGGTGGGGGTAAATCAACACTATTGAAACTTATTTTGGGATTATTAAAAATAAAAAATGGAAGCATTACTAAAAGTTTAAAAAATGATCTAGTAGGTTATGTTCCTCAAAATACAAATTTAAATACTGATTTTCCTATAACTGCTTTAGAAGTAGTTTTAATGGGACATAAAATTACAAAGAAAAAATTATTTGGTTATAGTAAAGAAGATATCTCTTGTGCAATGAACTCTTTGAAAAAAGTAGATATGGAGAATTTTGCAAATAGTAAAATAGGAGATTTAAGTGGTGGACAAAGACAAAGAGTTTTTATAGCCAGAGCACTTTGTACAAATCCTAAGATAATGCTTTTAGATGAGCCAACTGCAAGTATTGATGTAAAAGGGCAAAAAGAGATATACGAACTTCTTAAAGAGTTAAATAAGGCAATGGCAATAGTTGTAGTTAGTCATGATATCTCTATTTTATTGAATTATGCAAAAAATGTAGCTCACATCAATAAAAGCTTAGTTTATCATCATTTAAAAAACAACAATAACAACATTGTGGATATAGATAAAGAACACCTATGTGAAGTTGAACTTCTATCTGCTCTTGGTAAAACAGAAATATGTTGTAACCATACACATAATTAG
- a CDS encoding metal ABC transporter permease: MLEALQYDFIQNALIAGILVSIAAGIIGSLVVANKITFLAGGIAHSSYGGIGLAIFLGIPILFGATVFAVATAIIISALTLKNRNRIDAIIGIMWAFGMAIGIIFVDLTPGYNVDLMSYLFGSIIAVSNDDIIYLTILDFFIIGLVILFYKQILAVSYDSEFALLRGINVKFFYTLILILSGLSVVGAIKVVGLILVIALLTIPTYMAEIFVKKLSSMMILSAILATCFTLIGLAISYYFDISSGASIIVVGVISLLISKLLGRK; the protein is encoded by the coding sequence ATGCTTGAAGCTTTACAATATGATTTTATACAAAATGCACTAATTGCAGGAATATTAGTATCTATTGCAGCAGGAATAATTGGTTCTTTAGTTGTTGCAAATAAGATTACTTTTTTAGCAGGAGGTATTGCCCATAGTTCTTATGGTGGAATAGGTTTAGCTATATTTTTAGGTATTCCAATACTTTTTGGTGCTACAGTTTTTGCTGTTGCTACAGCTATTATAATCTCTGCACTTACTTTGAAAAATAGAAATAGAATAGACGCTATCATTGGTATAATGTGGGCTTTTGGAATGGCTATAGGGATAATATTTGTAGATTTAACACCTGGATACAATGTTGATTTGATGAGTTATCTCTTTGGTTCAATAATAGCTGTTTCAAATGATGATATAATATATCTAACAATATTAGATTTTTTTATAATTGGCTTGGTGATCCTTTTTTATAAGCAGATTTTAGCGGTGTCTTATGATAGTGAATTTGCTTTGTTAAGGGGAATAAATGTAAAGTTTTTTTATACTTTAATTTTAATCTTATCAGGTTTAAGTGTAGTTGGGGCTATAAAAGTTGTAGGACTTATTTTAGTTATAGCCTTATTAACAATACCAACATATATGGCAGAGATTTTTGTAAAAAAATTATCTTCAATGATGATTTTAAGTGCAATATTAGCCACTTGTTTTACTTTAATTGGTCTTGCAATTTCTTATTATTTTGATATAAGTTCAGGAGCAAGTATTATTGTTGTTGGTGTAATAAGTTTATTAATTTCAAAACTTTTAGGAAGAAAATGA